One part of the Arthrobacter tumbae genome encodes these proteins:
- a CDS encoding nucleotide exchange factor GrpE, which translates to MPHHGNEEEHQEPVSFRDNRKIDPETGEVRGQQDGTAGTEDTGSAPSAGAGQEPEAAADGPDALAQAEAILNEAGEEVPAASTDGEAELRNDLLRLQAEYINYRKRVERDRDVARDMAVIGVLNSLMPVLDDIDAARQHGDLADGPFAAISAKLENALKTYGLSRIDETGVEFDPNIHEALIQQPSADVQFDSVSQILRVGYRKNDRVLRAAQVIVAVPE; encoded by the coding sequence ATGCCTCACCACGGAAACGAAGAAGAGCACCAGGAGCCCGTCAGTTTCCGGGACAACCGGAAGATCGACCCGGAAACCGGCGAGGTCCGTGGGCAGCAGGACGGCACTGCCGGCACTGAGGACACTGGATCGGCACCCTCAGCGGGCGCCGGTCAGGAGCCCGAAGCTGCCGCTGATGGGCCCGACGCGTTGGCTCAGGCAGAAGCCATCCTCAATGAGGCCGGCGAGGAAGTCCCAGCGGCTTCCACCGATGGCGAGGCTGAACTCCGGAACGATCTCCTCCGCCTGCAGGCGGAGTACATCAACTACCGCAAGCGTGTGGAGCGTGACCGGGATGTCGCACGGGACATGGCGGTGATCGGGGTCCTGAACTCGCTGATGCCGGTTCTCGACGACATCGACGCCGCGCGGCAGCATGGGGACCTCGCGGATGGGCCCTTCGCGGCAATCTCCGCCAAGCTGGAGAATGCGCTGAAGACCTACGGTCTGTCCCGCATCGACGAGACCGGAGTGGAGTTCGACCCGAACATCCATGAAGCCCTCATCCAGCAGCCGAGCGCCGACGTCCAGTTCGACAGCGTCAGCCAAATCCTCCGCGTGGGTTACAGGAAGAACGACCGCGTGCTGCGTGCCGCGCAGGTAATTGTTGCTGTTCCCGAGTAG